The Pleurodeles waltl isolate 20211129_DDA chromosome 6, aPleWal1.hap1.20221129, whole genome shotgun sequence genome has a segment encoding these proteins:
- the BLACAT1 gene encoding bladder cancer associated transcript 1 — protein MPQFTFACFCGLHGFCRMKRKKEEPSGEQETSV, from the coding sequence ATGCCACAGTTCACCTTTGCCTGCTTCTGTGGACTCCATGGCTTCTGCAGGATGAAGAGGAAAAAGGAAGAGCCCAGTGGGGAGCAGGAGACATCAGTATGA